In Pseudonocardia sp. C8, one genomic interval encodes:
- a CDS encoding SURF1 family protein, whose protein sequence is MRFLLRPGWIAAVVAVLAFVVACYTLLAPWQFGREAERDAQQRAIAAADAAPAVPFAELVPAGAGVSGDDVWRRVTLTGTYDRAAETLVRLRVVDGAPAYEVLTPLRLTDGRLVVVNRGSVPAGDGGRVPEYAPAPTGSVTVEGRLRLNESDPQGRPPLHEGGTRQIYAADSRALAGATGTTPLEGVVSLEAGQAGVLTPIPVTPPGGGAPFSNFSYALQWLTFGLVALVALGLFIRLELLQRRGRRERAGSLRDQLSGRDGWSSPAEDAAADDPIRADGAGLPGRASRTDEAGRADSPRGADGAAPGAGRR, encoded by the coding sequence GTGCGTTTCCTGCTGCGTCCCGGGTGGATCGCGGCCGTCGTCGCCGTGCTGGCGTTCGTGGTCGCGTGCTACACGTTGCTCGCCCCGTGGCAGTTCGGCCGGGAGGCCGAGCGGGATGCCCAGCAGCGCGCGATCGCCGCCGCCGACGCGGCACCCGCGGTGCCGTTCGCCGAGCTGGTCCCGGCCGGCGCGGGGGTGTCCGGCGACGACGTGTGGCGCCGGGTCACGCTGACCGGCACGTACGACCGCGCCGCGGAGACCCTGGTCCGGCTCCGTGTCGTCGACGGCGCCCCCGCCTACGAGGTGCTGACGCCGCTGCGGCTCACCGACGGCCGCCTGGTCGTCGTCAACCGGGGGTCGGTACCGGCCGGAGACGGCGGACGTGTCCCGGAGTACGCGCCGGCCCCGACCGGATCGGTGACCGTCGAGGGCAGGCTGCGGCTGAACGAGAGCGACCCGCAGGGACGCCCGCCGCTGCACGAGGGCGGCACCCGTCAGATCTACGCCGCGGACTCCCGTGCGCTCGCCGGGGCGACCGGCACGACCCCGCTCGAGGGCGTCGTGTCGCTGGAAGCGGGCCAGGCCGGGGTGCTCACTCCGATCCCGGTCACCCCGCCCGGCGGTGGCGCGCCGTTCAGCAACTTCTCCTACGCGCTGCAGTGGCTGACGTTCGGGCTGGTCGCGCTGGTCGCGCTCGGCCTGTTCATCCGCCTCGAGCTGTTGCAGCGGCGCGGGCGCCGCGAGCGCGCCGGGAGCCTGCGCGACCAGCTGTCCGGGCGGGACGGCTGGTCGAGCCCCGCCGAGGACGCCGCGGCGGACGACCCGATCCGCGCGGACGGGGCAGGCCTGCCGGGGCGGGCGAGCCGTACGGACGAGGCCGGCCGTGCGGACAGCCCTCGCGGCGCGGACGGGGCGGCCCCGGGCGCCGGGCGTCGCTGA
- a CDS encoding cobyric acid synthase, protein MVDLRGAVLIAGTTSDAGKSAVVAGICRWLHRRGVSVAPFKAQNMSNNSVVTPDGGEIGRAQAMQAFACGITPGVDLNPVLLKPGSDRTSQVVVRGRADGQVSALSYRHRTAALAEVVADALAGLRRRYDVVVCEGAGSPAEINLRATDLANMGFARRNGLPVLVVGDIDRGGVLAHLFGTLGVLDPADQALVAGFVINKFRGDPRLLAPGFAQLRTLTGRPTLGVLPYADGLWLDAEDSLSAPADGVLGRPAPPRGGQWLRVSVVRFPRISNATDVEAFACEPGVAVRYVTEPSRIADTDVVVLPGSKSTVADLAWLRSSGMADAVRAHAAAGRPVLGICGGYQMLGRAITDPDGAEAPPGTRVDGLGLLDLEIAFDPVKHLGTPAATAWGEPVTGYEIHHGRVVRSGDPGLVGDEGSDRGHVLGTHWHGLAENDGFRRLLLARLAAEAGRDGFRVADDTSFAAERARQVDLLADLVEQHLDTSSLEHVIRNGAPADLPVLTSGLAASHPCALP, encoded by the coding sequence GTGGTTGATCTCAGGGGAGCGGTGCTGATCGCCGGGACGACGTCGGACGCGGGCAAGAGCGCCGTCGTCGCCGGCATCTGCCGCTGGCTGCACCGGCGCGGGGTGTCGGTGGCGCCGTTCAAGGCCCAGAACATGAGCAACAACTCGGTCGTCACCCCGGACGGCGGCGAGATCGGCCGCGCCCAGGCCATGCAGGCGTTCGCGTGCGGGATCACGCCCGGGGTCGATCTCAACCCGGTGCTGCTCAAGCCGGGCAGCGACCGGACCTCGCAGGTCGTCGTGCGGGGCCGGGCCGACGGGCAGGTGTCGGCGCTGTCGTACCGGCACCGGACGGCCGCGCTGGCCGAGGTCGTCGCGGACGCGCTTGCCGGGCTGCGGCGCCGCTACGACGTCGTCGTCTGCGAGGGAGCGGGCTCCCCGGCGGAGATCAACCTGCGCGCCACCGACCTGGCCAACATGGGCTTCGCGCGGCGCAACGGGCTGCCGGTGCTCGTCGTCGGCGACATCGACCGGGGCGGGGTGCTCGCGCACCTGTTCGGCACCCTGGGCGTCCTCGACCCTGCCGACCAGGCCCTCGTCGCCGGGTTCGTGATCAACAAGTTCCGGGGTGACCCGCGGCTGCTCGCGCCCGGGTTCGCGCAGCTGCGCACGCTGACCGGGCGGCCGACGCTGGGCGTCCTGCCGTACGCCGACGGGCTCTGGCTCGACGCCGAGGACTCGCTGTCCGCCCCGGCCGACGGGGTGCTCGGCCGGCCGGCCCCACCGCGCGGCGGGCAGTGGCTGCGGGTGTCGGTGGTGCGGTTCCCGCGGATCTCGAACGCCACCGACGTGGAGGCGTTCGCCTGCGAGCCGGGCGTGGCCGTCCGGTACGTGACCGAGCCGTCCCGGATCGCGGACACCGACGTCGTCGTCCTGCCCGGGTCGAAGTCGACGGTCGCCGACCTGGCGTGGCTGCGGTCGTCCGGGATGGCCGACGCCGTGCGGGCGCACGCCGCGGCCGGACGCCCGGTGCTCGGCATCTGCGGCGGCTACCAGATGCTGGGCCGCGCGATCACCGACCCGGACGGTGCCGAGGCCCCGCCCGGCACCCGCGTCGACGGGCTGGGCCTGCTCGACCTGGAGATCGCGTTCGACCCGGTCAAGCACCTCGGGACCCCGGCGGCGACGGCCTGGGGGGAGCCGGTGACCGGGTACGAGATCCACCACGGCCGGGTGGTGCGCTCCGGCGATCCCGGTCTCGTCGGCGACGAGGGCAGCGACCGCGGGCACGTCCTCGGCACGCACTGGCACGGCCTCGCCGAGAACGACGGCTTCCGCCGCCTGCTGCTCGCCCGGCTCGCCGCCGAGGCCGGCCGGGACGGGTTCCGGGTGGCGGACGACACGTCGTTCGCGGCCGAGCGGGCCCGGCAGGTGGATCTCCTGGCCGACCTGGTCGAACAGCACCTCGACACGTCGTCACTTGAGCATGTGATCCGAAACGGGGCGCCCGCCGATCTCCCGGTGCTGACCTCGGGTCTGGCAGCCTCGCACCCGTGCGCACTGCCGTGA